DNA sequence from the Pseudostreptobacillus hongkongensis genome:
AATTGTGTATAAAGGAGGAAAACAGAATGGCACATACTAAATCATCTAAAAAAAGAATCGTAATTGGTGAAAGAAATAGATTAAGAAACCAAGCTGTTAAAAGCAGAGTTAAAACTTTTGTAAAAAAAGTATTATCAGCAGTTGATTCTAAAAATATTGATGATGCTAAGGCAGCATTATCTGTGGCTTTTAAAGAGTTAGATAAAGCAGTTTCTAAAGGAATTATGAAAAAAAATACTGCTTCAAGAACTAAATCAAGATTAGCTACTAAAGTTCAAGCATTAAACGCTTAAACTTTACTACTTTGAAATATTTTTATACACATATTTTAGTGTAAAATATTCATAAAATTTAATATATAATTTTTTATGAAAGGAGTCCCAAAATGAAAAAAGGAATTCATCCAGAATACAGATTAGTTGTATTCGAAGATACAAGTAATGGTGAAAGATTTTTAGGAAAATCTACAAAATCAAGTAAAGAAACAGTTGAATTTGAAGGAAAAGAATATCCAGTAGTTAAAGTAGCTATAAGTTCTACTTCACACCCATTCTATACTGGTAAATCTAAATTTGTTGATGAAACAGGTAGAGTTGATAAATTCAAGAAAAAATATAATTTATAATGTGGAAAGCAGAATTGCTATTTTTAGTGATTCTGTTTTTTTAAAATAAATAGGAGGTATAAAATGGCAGTATTTGAATATAAACACCCATTAATCAGTCATAAAATTTCTATATTAAGAAACATAAATACTGATACTAAATTATTTAGAGAAAGTTTAAATGAAATCGCTTCTCTTATGGTGTATGAGGCAACTAAAGATTTGAAACTTAAAACTATAAATGTAGAAACACCTATACAGAAAACAGAAACTTTAGTTCTAGATGAACCCGTTACCATAGTTCCTATACTAAGAGCTGGTCTTGGAA
Encoded proteins:
- the rpsT gene encoding 30S ribosomal protein S20, coding for MAHTKSSKKRIVIGERNRLRNQAVKSRVKTFVKKVLSAVDSKNIDDAKAALSVAFKELDKAVSKGIMKKNTASRTKSRLATKVQALNA
- a CDS encoding type B 50S ribosomal protein L31 yields the protein MKKGIHPEYRLVVFEDTSNGERFLGKSTKSSKETVEFEGKEYPVVKVAISSTSHPFYTGKSKFVDETGRVDKFKKKYNL